The DNA region AACGGGTCGGATTCGTCCTGGGTGTCGAGCGTGTTCTCGTGCGAGTTCTTGATGGTGTGCTTCGTGCGGTAGTAGATCTCCCGCAGCGAGGTGGTGAGGTTGGCCCGCTGCAGCTCGCAGAGGGCGTCGGCCACCAGGACGGTCTGCATGAACTTCTTGGCCATGCCCACGTTGAAGAACGAGCGCGCCTGCTTGCGCCGGCCCATCTCGAGATGGCCCTTGCGCTCGTTGAAGCTGACGTTCGACAGCGAGCGGACCGGGATCGCCAGGGTCGGATCGCGGCGCTTCTGGGCCGCGCTGATCACCACGTCGGCGACGCCGATCAGCTTCTTCTCCACCGCGCTGGGCTTGCGGGTCTTCGAGGCCATGGCCGGATCCTACCGCGTCCGGCGCTTGCCCGCGGCGCGTTTCCGGACCGGCTTGCCCGCCCGCCGCGGCGCGGCGCCCTTGCCGCGCGTCCGCTTGCCCCGGGCCGGCTTGTCGTCCCCCGCCGAGGCCCCATTCGTGGAATTCCCCTCCACCGTCTCCGCCTCGACCGGCTCCGGCACCTCGCCCTCGACCCCGTCGACGGTCACGATGATCGAGTGCGGCAGCCCTTCCGGCCCGCTGCCGTTCTTGCCGAGGGCCTCGTCGGTCTTGGCTCCGCCGGTGCGCAGCGAGGCCATGCGGTGCAGCTGCTCCTTCAGCTTCGCGACCGGCAGCGTGCCGCCCTTGAGGCGGTTGCACGACTCGACGACCTCCTCGATGTACAGCTCGAAGATGTTGCGGCGACGATGCTCGCTGTGGGCCCGCTCGCGCCGTCGGATGAAGGCGCCCAGGCGGCGCCCGCACTCGCGCAGGGCCAGCGTGATCTCCTTGCGGATCTCGTCGTAGTCGGCGATGGCTTCCTTGGACTCGCTGGTGAACGGCACCCACACCGAAGCCATGTGGACGAAGATCACCATGGGGCCGGCGGGGGCCGCGCCCCGCGACTGGGTCACCCCGTAGTTGCGCCACGTGGTGTCCAGCACCGCCTTGTAGCTGGAGCAGGCCGCCTGCTGATAGAGCAGCGGCACGCGGTTGGCGTAGCGGATGACGCGCGCCAGCTCGTGGTCGCCCGACTCCTGCTCGCCCTCGGCCAGCGGCACCGCCTTCTTCTCGGGGAGCGCCCCTTCGGGCTCGGGCGCCTTTCCGTAGGCCAGGCCCGCCTCGATCACGAAGGGATTGCCGCGGTACACCGCGGGCGGACGGCTCACCGCGGTGTAGAACTCGCCCTTGATCTGCTGGTAGAGGCCGGAGAGGATCGCCTTCTCCCCGATCGGCGAGAGGCAGTTCGTGGGCGGCGCCATGATCTTGGTCGCCTGGATCGCCTTGTAGAGCGCCTCCGCGGTCTCGCCGTGGACGTCGCGCGGGCGCGCCCGCGGTGAGAGCCCGGCCGCCTTGCACATCTCGTCGGCGAGGCGGGGCGACACCCGGCTGAAGTCGCCGGACAGGAAGCCGGAGACGGAATGGCTCCGGGTGTCCTGGAGCATCTTGAGCAGCATCCCCAGCTCGATGCCGTAGGGATGCGGCTTGATCTCCTTCGGCGACGGCGGCAACTCGGTGTACGTCCGCGCCAGCTCCTTCGTCTCGCCATCGGGCGCGTGGTAGGTGAGCCGCACGTGCGGGTTGGCGATGACGGTCTGCTCGATGTACTCGTCGACCGACGCGCGCCCCTTCTGGTAGCGGCCCTCGACCTCGAGCGTGACCTGCGTGCCCCGGGCGTGCTCCCACTC from Candidatus Methylomirabilota bacterium includes:
- a CDS encoding DNA topoisomerase VI subunit B codes for the protein MATAEAASGTATPKPAVSAVEMGARQREISVSEFFTKNRHLLGFDSPRKALLTCVKEAVDNALDAAEEAGILPDVVVAIEVVPSNGSPPPPASQATRFRVTVTDNGPGIVRQQIPPIFAKLLYGSKFHRLRMSRGQQGIGISAAGMYAQLTTGKPVQITSRTSPRSPAHYFEVQIDTKKNEPLILEKKQIEWEHARGTQVTLEVEGRYQKGRASVDEYIEQTVIANPHVRLTYHAPDGETKELARTYTELPPSPKEIKPHPYGIELGMLLKMLQDTRSHSVSGFLSGDFSRVSPRLADEMCKAAGLSPRARPRDVHGETAEALYKAIQATKIMAPPTNCLSPIGEKAILSGLYQQIKGEFYTAVSRPPAVYRGNPFVIEAGLAYGKAPEPEGALPEKKAVPLAEGEQESGDHELARVIRYANRVPLLYQQAACSSYKAVLDTTWRNYGVTQSRGAAPAGPMVIFVHMASVWVPFTSESKEAIADYDEIRKEITLALRECGRRLGAFIRRRERAHSEHRRRNIFELYIEEVVESCNRLKGGTLPVAKLKEQLHRMASLRTGGAKTDEALGKNGSGPEGLPHSIIVTVDGVEGEVPEPVEAETVEGNSTNGASAGDDKPARGKRTRGKGAAPRRAGKPVRKRAAGKRRTR